The following coding sequences lie in one Lelliottia jeotgali genomic window:
- a CDS encoding Gamma-aminobutyrate:alpha-ketoglutarate aminotransferase, whose amino-acid sequence MCGFYADKAENATLWDVEGNEVIDFAAGIAVLNTGHRHPKVIAAIEKQLQSFTHTAYQIVPYEGYIALAERINARVPIEGPAKTAFFSTGAEAVENAVKIARAYTKRPGLITFGGAFHGRTFMTMALTGKVAPYKLGFGPFPGSVYHAQYPNTLHGVSSQDALKSLERIFKADIAPDQVAAIILEPVQGEGGFNVAPPDFMQGLRALCDTHGILLIADEVQTGFARTGKLFSMEHHCVKPDLITMAKSLAGGMPLSAVSGRAEVMDAPAPGGLGGTYAGNPLAIAAALAVLEVIDEEELCTRASHLGHHLVEVLSKAQAACPFIADIRAQGSMVAVEFNDPETGQPSAEFTRLVQERALEDGLLLLSCGVYGNVIRFLYPLTIPEAQFRKALDIISAALTR is encoded by the coding sequence ATGTGCGGTTTTTACGCCGATAAAGCGGAAAACGCCACGCTGTGGGATGTCGAGGGCAACGAGGTGATCGACTTCGCGGCCGGGATTGCGGTGCTCAACACCGGTCATCGCCATCCCAAAGTGATCGCCGCCATCGAAAAACAGCTCCAGTCGTTTACCCACACGGCGTACCAGATTGTGCCGTACGAAGGCTACATCGCCCTCGCGGAGCGCATCAATGCGCGCGTACCGATTGAGGGGCCCGCCAAAACGGCTTTCTTCTCGACGGGCGCAGAAGCCGTCGAAAACGCGGTCAAAATCGCCCGCGCTTACACCAAACGCCCAGGTCTCATCACCTTCGGTGGCGCTTTCCACGGGCGCACCTTTATGACGATGGCGCTGACCGGCAAAGTGGCACCGTACAAACTCGGCTTCGGCCCATTCCCCGGCTCGGTCTATCACGCCCAATATCCCAATACGCTACACGGCGTGAGTTCTCAGGACGCGCTGAAAAGCCTCGAACGTATCTTTAAAGCCGATATCGCCCCGGACCAGGTGGCGGCGATCATCCTTGAGCCGGTTCAGGGCGAAGGCGGATTTAACGTCGCACCGCCTGATTTTATGCAAGGCCTGCGTGCGCTGTGCGATACCCACGGTATCTTGCTTATCGCTGATGAAGTACAGACCGGTTTTGCCCGTACCGGCAAGCTATTCTCGATGGAACACCACTGCGTTAAACCCGATCTGATCACTATGGCGAAAAGCCTGGCGGGCGGGATGCCGCTGTCGGCGGTGTCTGGACGTGCTGAAGTCATGGATGCCCCTGCACCTGGCGGGCTCGGTGGCACCTACGCCGGTAACCCATTGGCGATTGCGGCGGCGCTGGCGGTGCTGGAAGTGATCGACGAAGAAGAGCTCTGCACCCGCGCATCGCATCTGGGCCATCATTTGGTGGAAGTATTGAGCAAAGCCCAGGCCGCCTGCCCGTTTATCGCTGATATCCGTGCGCAAGGCTCAATGGTCGCAGTGGAATTCAACGATCCCGAAACCGGACAACCCTCAGCAGAATTTACCCGACTGGTGCAGGAACGCGCGTTGGAAGATGGGCTGTTGCTGCTCAGCTGTGGCGTGTACGGCAACGTGATTCGTTTCCTCTATCCGCTCACCATCCCCGAAGCCCAGTTCCGCAAAGCGCTGGATATCATCTCTGCGGCGCTGACTCGATAA
- a CDS encoding RNA polymerase sigma factor RpoH, translated as MTKEMQTLALAPVGNLESYIRAANTWPMLTAEEEKELAEKLHYQGDLEAAKTLILSHLRFVVHVARNYSGYGLPQADLIQEGNIGLMKAVRRFNPEVGVRLVSFAVHWIKAEIHEYVLRNWRIVKVATTKAQRKLFFNLRKAKQRLGWFNQEEVEMVARELGVSSKDVREMESRMAAQDMTFDMSSDDDAQDSQPMAPVLYLQDKTSNFADGIEEDNWEDQAANKLTHAMEGLDERSQAIIRARWLDEDNKSTLQELADRYGVSAERVRQLEKNAMKKLRAAIEA; from the coding sequence ATGACCAAAGAAATGCAAACTTTAGCTTTAGCCCCTGTTGGTAACCTGGAATCTTATATCCGGGCTGCGAACACCTGGCCGATGTTGACGGCTGAGGAAGAAAAGGAGCTTGCTGAAAAGCTGCATTACCAGGGCGATCTGGAAGCAGCTAAGACGCTGATCCTGTCTCACCTGCGCTTTGTTGTTCACGTTGCTCGTAATTACTCGGGCTACGGCCTGCCGCAAGCGGATTTGATTCAGGAAGGCAACATCGGTCTGATGAAGGCTGTACGTCGCTTCAACCCGGAAGTGGGTGTGCGACTGGTCTCGTTCGCCGTGCACTGGATTAAAGCTGAAATTCACGAATACGTCCTGCGTAACTGGCGTATTGTGAAAGTCGCGACGACCAAAGCGCAGCGCAAACTGTTCTTCAACCTGCGTAAAGCCAAGCAGCGTCTGGGCTGGTTCAATCAGGAAGAAGTGGAAATGGTCGCGCGTGAGCTGGGCGTTTCCAGTAAAGACGTGCGTGAGATGGAATCCCGTATGGCCGCCCAGGACATGACATTCGATATGTCTTCTGACGACGATGCGCAGGATAGCCAGCCGATGGCACCGGTTCTGTATCTGCAGGATAAAACCTCTAACTTTGCCGATGGCATCGAAGAGGATAACTGGGAAGATCAGGCTGCGAACAAACTCACCCACGCGATGGAAGGTCTCGACGAGCGTAGCCAGGCGATTATCCGCGCCCGCTGGCTGGACGAAGACAACAAGTCCACGCTGCAGGAACTGGCCGACCGCTACGGCGTCTCCGCTGAGCGTGTGCGTCAGCTTGAAAAGAACGCCATGAAAAAACTTCGCGCCGCTATCGAAGCGTAA
- a CDS encoding Cell division protein FtsX, translating into MNKRDAINQIRQFGNRFDRFRKPQGGGDGNRNAPKRAKAAPKPNSRKTNVFNEQVRYAFHGAVQDLKSKPLATFLTVMVIAISLTLPSVCYMVYKNVNQAASQYYPSPQITVYLDKALDDNAAAQVVGQLQSEQGVEKVNYLSRDEALGEFRNWSGFGGALDMLEENPLPAVAVVIPKLDFQGTDSLNTLRDRITRINGIDEVRMDDSWFARLSSLTGLVGRVAAMIGVLMVAAVFLVIGNSVRLSIFSRRDSINVQKLIGATDGFILRPFLYGGALLGFSGAFLSLILSEILVMRLSSAVTEVAQVFGTKFDISGLGFDECLLLLLVCSMIGWVAAWLATVQHLRHFTPQ; encoded by the coding sequence TTGAATAAGCGCGACGCAATTAACCAGATTCGGCAGTTCGGCAATCGATTCGACCGTTTCCGCAAGCCACAGGGCGGCGGAGACGGCAACCGTAACGCGCCAAAACGCGCCAAAGCGGCACCGAAACCGAACTCCCGTAAGACCAATGTTTTTAACGAACAGGTGCGCTACGCCTTCCACGGCGCGGTGCAGGATCTGAAAAGCAAACCACTGGCGACGTTCCTGACGGTGATGGTGATCGCCATCTCCCTGACGCTGCCAAGTGTCTGCTATATGGTCTACAAAAACGTCAACCAGGCGGCTTCGCAATACTATCCGTCACCGCAGATTACGGTGTATCTGGATAAAGCGCTGGACGATAACGCCGCCGCGCAGGTGGTGGGACAGCTTCAGTCGGAGCAGGGTGTCGAGAAGGTGAACTACCTGTCGCGCGACGAAGCGCTGGGCGAGTTCCGCAACTGGTCAGGTTTCGGTGGCGCGCTGGATATGCTCGAAGAGAACCCGCTGCCCGCCGTGGCGGTGGTGATCCCGAAGCTGGATTTCCAGGGGACTGATTCACTCAACACCCTGCGCGATCGCATCACCCGCATCAATGGGATTGATGAAGTGCGGATGGACGACAGCTGGTTTGCGCGTCTGTCTTCCCTGACCGGGCTGGTGGGGCGCGTGGCGGCGATGATCGGCGTGCTGATGGTGGCGGCGGTGTTCCTCGTCATCGGTAACAGCGTGCGTCTGAGTATCTTCTCCCGTCGCGATAGCATTAACGTGCAGAAACTGATTGGTGCGACGGATGGATTCATCCTGCGCCCGTTCCTGTACGGCGGCGCACTGCTCGGTTTTTCCGGCGCATTTCTTTCACTGATTTTGTCAGAAATTTTGGTGATGCGGCTCTCGTCTGCCGTCACTGAAGTGGCGCAGGTTTTCGGAACCAAGTTTGATATCAGTGGGTTAGGCTTTGACGAGTGTCTGCTGCTACTGCTGGTGTGTTCGATGATCGGGTGGGTAGCCGCCTGGCTGGCGACCGTACAACATTTACGTCACTTTACCCCGCAATAA
- a CDS encoding Cell division transporter, ATP-binding protein FtsE, with protein sequence MAFLTGHSGAGKSTLLKLICGIERPSAGNIFFGGHDISRLKNREVPFLRRQIGMIFQDHHLLMDRTVFDNVAIPLIIAGASYDDIRRRVSAALDKVGLLDKAKNFPIQLSGGEQQRVGIARAVVNKPAVLLADEPTGNLDDALSEGILRLFEEFNRVGVTVLMATHDIGLISRRSYRMLTLSDGHLHGGHVE encoded by the coding sequence ATGGCATTTCTGACCGGCCACTCCGGCGCGGGGAAAAGTACCCTGCTCAAGCTTATCTGTGGGATCGAGCGGCCAAGCGCCGGGAACATCTTTTTTGGCGGCCACGATATCAGCCGTCTGAAAAACCGTGAGGTGCCGTTTCTGCGTCGCCAGATCGGTATGATTTTCCAGGATCACCACCTGCTGATGGATCGCACCGTCTTTGATAACGTAGCAATCCCGCTGATCATTGCAGGTGCCAGCTATGATGATATCCGCCGTCGCGTGTCGGCGGCGCTCGACAAAGTCGGCCTGCTGGACAAAGCGAAGAACTTCCCGATTCAGCTTTCTGGCGGTGAACAGCAGCGCGTGGGCATCGCTCGCGCGGTGGTGAATAAACCCGCCGTTCTGCTGGCGGATGAACCGACCGGTAACCTGGACGATGCGCTGTCTGAAGGCATTCTGCGTCTGTTTGAGGAATTTAACCGCGTGGGAGTCACAGTCCTGATGGCGACGCACGATATCGGGCTGATTTCCCGTCGTTCGTACCGCATGCTGACCCTGAGCGACGGTCATTTGCACGGAGGCCACGTTGAATAA
- a CDS encoding Signal recognition particle receptor protein FtsY has protein sequence MAKQKKRGFFSWLGFGEKEQDTEQKIEEQQAVEEQSQPETPVETAAVIEAEEHAHSKEETEAFAEEVVDVTEQIQESEKPEPVVVHQAVEEIVEPVVEEAPQAVIEHEELPLPEEVKAEEIAPEEWQAEAETVEIVEAVEEEAQNEPEITDEELEAQALAAVAAEEAMIVVPVEELEEEAPAEEIVQEQEKPTKEGFFARLKRSLVRTKENLGSGFISLFRGKKIDDDLFEELEEQLLIADVGVETTRKIIAKLTETASRKQLRDAEALYGLLKDEMGEILAKVDEPLNIEGKTPFVILMVGVNGVGKTTTIGKLARQFEQQGKTVMLAAGDTFRAAAVEQLQVWGQRNNIPVIAQHTGADSASVIFDAIQAAKARNVDVLIADTAGRLQNKSHLMEELKKIVRVMKKLDEDAPHEIMLTIDASTGQNAISQAKLFDEAVGLTGITLTKLDGTAKGGVIFSVADQFGIPIRYIGVGERIEDLRPFKSDDFIEALFARED, from the coding sequence ATGGCAAAACAAAAAAAACGTGGCTTCTTTTCCTGGCTGGGCTTCGGCGAAAAAGAGCAAGACACAGAACAAAAAATCGAAGAGCAGCAGGCAGTTGAAGAACAGTCGCAGCCTGAAACCCCTGTCGAAACCGCCGCGGTAATCGAAGCGGAAGAGCACGCGCACAGCAAAGAAGAGACCGAAGCCTTTGCTGAAGAAGTGGTCGACGTCACCGAACAGATTCAGGAAAGCGAAAAACCAGAGCCGGTTGTGGTTCATCAGGCGGTCGAAGAGATTGTTGAGCCTGTGGTCGAAGAAGCGCCGCAGGCGGTGATTGAGCACGAAGAACTTCCGCTGCCGGAAGAGGTAAAAGCGGAAGAGATCGCGCCAGAAGAGTGGCAGGCGGAAGCTGAAACCGTCGAAATCGTGGAAGCCGTTGAAGAAGAAGCGCAAAACGAGCCAGAAATCACTGACGAAGAACTTGAAGCCCAGGCGCTGGCTGCCGTTGCCGCAGAAGAAGCGATGATTGTCGTTCCAGTCGAAGAGCTGGAAGAAGAAGCACCGGCAGAAGAGATCGTTCAGGAGCAGGAAAAACCGACCAAAGAAGGTTTCTTCGCGCGTCTGAAACGCAGCCTGGTCAGAACCAAAGAAAACCTCGGTTCCGGATTTATCAGTCTGTTCCGCGGCAAAAAAATCGACGATGATCTGTTTGAAGAGCTGGAAGAACAGCTTCTGATTGCGGACGTTGGCGTGGAAACCACGCGTAAAATCATCGCTAAACTGACCGAAACCGCCAGCCGTAAACAGCTGCGCGATGCCGAGGCGTTGTACGGTCTGCTGAAAGATGAGATGGGCGAAATTCTCGCAAAAGTTGATGAACCGCTTAATATTGAAGGCAAAACGCCCTTTGTTATTCTGATGGTCGGCGTCAACGGCGTAGGTAAAACCACTACCATCGGCAAGCTGGCGCGTCAGTTCGAGCAGCAGGGCAAAACCGTGATGCTGGCGGCGGGCGATACCTTCCGTGCCGCAGCCGTTGAGCAGCTGCAGGTCTGGGGTCAGCGCAACAATATTCCGGTGATTGCGCAGCACACCGGCGCGGATTCCGCGTCTGTGATCTTCGATGCCATTCAGGCGGCGAAGGCGCGAAATGTCGATGTGCTGATTGCTGATACCGCAGGGCGTCTGCAGAATAAATCGCACCTGATGGAAGAGCTGAAGAAAATCGTTCGCGTCATGAAGAAGCTGGACGAAGACGCGCCGCATGAGATCATGCTGACCATCGATGCCAGCACCGGACAGAACGCCATCAGCCAGGCGAAACTGTTTGATGAAGCGGTCGGGCTGACCGGGATTACGCTGACCAAACTGGACGGCACCGCCAAGGGGGGGGTGATCTTCTCCGTGGCGGATCAGTTCGGCATCCCAATCCGCTATATCGGTGTCGGCGAACGTATCGAGGATTTGCGTCCGTTTAAATCGGACGACTTTATTGAGGCACTATTTGCCCGAGAGGACTAA
- a CDS encoding 16S rRNA (guanine(966)-N(2))-methyltransferase, protein MKKTNRPAGQIRIIGGQWRGRKLPVPDSPGLRPTTDRVRETLFNWLAPSMVDARCLDCFAGSGALGLEALSRYAASATLLEMDRSVSQQLQQNLATLKATNAKVVNTNALAFLAQQGTPHDVVFIDPPFRKGLLEETLTLLENNGWLADDALIYVESEVENGLPPVPVHWDLHREQVAGQVAYRLYHREVQGEPDASTD, encoded by the coding sequence ATGAAGAAAACGAACCGCCCGGCCGGACAAATTCGTATTATCGGCGGCCAGTGGCGAGGCCGCAAACTGCCCGTCCCCGACAGCCCTGGCCTGCGCCCGACCACTGATCGCGTCCGAGAGACGTTGTTTAACTGGCTGGCACCGTCGATGGTTGACGCTCGCTGTCTGGATTGCTTCGCTGGCAGCGGCGCACTGGGCCTGGAAGCCCTGTCACGTTACGCCGCCAGCGCCACGTTGCTGGAGATGGATCGCAGCGTTTCCCAGCAGTTACAGCAAAATCTGGCCACACTGAAAGCGACCAATGCCAAAGTGGTGAACACCAACGCGCTGGCGTTTCTCGCGCAACAAGGCACACCGCACGACGTGGTGTTTATCGACCCACCGTTCCGTAAAGGGCTGCTGGAAGAGACGCTCACGCTGCTGGAAAACAACGGCTGGCTGGCGGATGACGCGCTGATCTACGTTGAAAGTGAAGTGGAAAATGGCCTGCCGCCGGTGCCCGTTCATTGGGATCTGCACCGCGAACAGGTCGCAGGCCAGGTGGCTTATCGTTTATATCACCGTGAAGTACAAGGAGAACCTGATGCCAGTACTGATTAA
- a CDS encoding inner membrane protein, with amino-acid sequence MPVLINFGRLLMLGVWAFLILNLVHPFPRPMNIFVNVALIFTAFMHALQMVMLKNGMPKNGPPMTGWQQLRVFIFGVFELLVWMNKFKAQAKK; translated from the coding sequence ATGCCAGTACTGATTAATTTTGGCCGTTTGCTGATGCTGGGCGTCTGGGCGTTTCTGATCCTCAACCTGGTCCATCCGTTCCCACGCCCAATGAATATTTTCGTTAACGTGGCGCTGATTTTCACCGCCTTTATGCATGCGTTGCAGATGGTGATGCTGAAAAACGGTATGCCGAAAAACGGGCCGCCGATGACCGGCTGGCAGCAGCTGCGGGTGTTTATTTTTGGCGTGTTTGAGCTGCTGGTGTGGATGAACAAGTTTAAGGCGCAGGCAAAGAAATAA
- a CDS encoding receptor → MSKMPLFFVVVVAIIVIAASFRFVQQRREKADNDAAPMLQKQVVVSNKREKPLNERRSRQQQVTPAGALMRYEASFKPQSGGLEMTFRLDEKQYHQLTVGERGTLSYKGSRFEGFVAEP, encoded by the coding sequence ATGAGCAAAATGCCGCTTTTCTTCGTGGTTGTCGTGGCGATTATCGTCATCGCCGCCTCATTTCGTTTTGTGCAGCAGCGTCGTGAAAAGGCTGATAATGACGCCGCGCCGATGCTGCAAAAGCAGGTGGTGGTGAGCAATAAGCGCGAAAAACCCCTCAACGAGCGCCGTTCACGCCAGCAGCAGGTGACGCCCGCGGGCGCGTTGATGCGCTATGAAGCGAGCTTCAAGCCACAAAGCGGCGGGCTGGAGATGACGTTTCGCCTCGATGAGAAGCAGTATCATCAGTTGACGGTGGGGGAACGCGGGACGTTAAGTTACAAGGGATCGCGGTTTGAGGGGTTTGTTGCGGAACCGTGA
- a CDS encoding putative enzyme yhhN produces the protein MLWSFIAVCFSAWLYVDASYRGPTWQRWLFKPVTLLLLLLLAWQAPMFNAVSYLVLAGLCASLIGDALTLLPRQRLLYAIGAFFLSHLLYTIYFASQMTLSLFWPLPLVLLVIGALLVAVIWTRLEEMRWPVCTFIAMTLVMVWLAGELWFFRPTSPAMSAFFGAALLLIGNIVWLGSHYRRRFRADNAIAAACYFAGHFLIVRSLYI, from the coding sequence ATGCTTTGGTCATTTATCGCTGTCTGTTTTTCCGCATGGCTTTATGTCGATGCGTCGTATCGCGGGCCTACGTGGCAGCGCTGGTTGTTTAAACCGGTCACACTGCTGCTCCTGCTGTTGCTCGCCTGGCAGGCACCGATGTTTAACGCCGTCAGCTATCTGGTGCTCGCGGGCCTTTGCGCCTCGTTGATTGGTGACGCGCTCACGCTGCTGCCGCGCCAGCGTCTGCTCTACGCCATTGGGGCATTTTTCCTCTCGCATCTGCTCTATACCATTTACTTCGCCAGTCAGATGACACTCTCCCTGTTCTGGCCGCTGCCGCTGGTGCTGCTGGTCATTGGAGCGCTGTTGGTGGCCGTCATCTGGACACGCCTGGAAGAGATGCGCTGGCCGGTCTGTACCTTTATCGCCATGACGCTGGTGATGGTGTGGCTGGCGGGTGAACTGTGGTTCTTCCGCCCAACATCACCTGCCATGTCGGCGTTCTTCGGTGCTGCGCTGTTGTTAATTGGCAACATCGTCTGGCTCGGGAGTCACTACCGCCGTCGCTTCCGTGCGGATAATGCGATTGCCGCCGCCTGCTACTTCGCCGGGCATTTCCTGATTGTGCGTTCGCTGTATATTTAA
- a CDS encoding Lead, cadmium, zinc and mercury transporting ATPase, with translation MSTPETPKKVPQFSALKLSPVPAKDDCCCDSGCETQTASSLPENGERYTWVVNGMDCAACARKVENAVKQVPGVSHVQVLFATEKLLVSADTDVSKQVEAAVTKAGYSLRNEQQPAEKTSPLRENLPLITLIIMMALSWMLEQFNHPFGNLAFIATTLVGLFPIARQSLRLMKSGSWFAIETLMSVAAIGALFIGATAEAAMVLLLFLIGERLEGWAASRARKGVSALMALKPETATVVVNGERQTVAITALRPGDVMEVAAGGRLPADGTLLTAMASFDESALTGESIPVERETGEKVPAGATSVDRLVQLTVLSEPGDSAIDRILKLIEEAEERRAPVERFIDRFSRIYTPVIMLIALLVAIVPPLLFSAPWEAWIYKGLTLLLIGCPCALVISTPAAITSGLAAAARQGALIKGGAALEQLSQIQQIAFDKTGTLTVGKPQVTGMYPADDALLALAAAVEQGSTHPLAQAIVREAQSRGLTIPAASAQRALMGSGIEAIVEGSKVLICAADKFPADEFSPQIREREQAGQTVVIIVINGVAKGVLALRDTLRDDAKEAVAALHRLGIQGVILTGDNPRAAAAIAKELDLEFRAGLLPADKVQAVTALNAQTPLAMVGDGINDAPAMKAATIGIAMGSGTDVALETADAALTHNRLTGLAQMISLARATRANIRQNITIALGLKGIFLVTTLLGITGLWLAVLADTGATVLVTANALRLLRRRS, from the coding sequence ATGTCGACTCCAGAAACACCGAAAAAAGTGCCGCAATTCTCGGCACTGAAACTCAGCCCTGTTCCCGCTAAAGACGACTGCTGCTGCGACAGCGGATGTGAAACCCAAACGGCATCTTCGCTGCCTGAAAACGGCGAGCGCTACACCTGGGTAGTCAACGGGATGGACTGCGCCGCCTGCGCCCGCAAAGTCGAGAATGCGGTAAAACAGGTGCCGGGCGTCAGCCACGTTCAGGTCCTGTTCGCCACCGAAAAGCTGCTGGTCAGCGCCGATACGGATGTCAGCAAACAGGTTGAGGCGGCGGTCACCAAAGCCGGTTACTCCCTGCGCAACGAGCAACAACCTGCCGAAAAAACTTCTCCCCTGCGGGAAAACCTGCCGCTCATCACCCTGATTATCATGATGGCGCTCAGTTGGATGCTGGAGCAGTTTAACCATCCGTTCGGTAATCTGGCGTTCATCGCCACCACCCTGGTTGGCCTGTTCCCGATTGCGCGTCAGTCGCTGCGCCTGATGAAAAGCGGCAGCTGGTTCGCGATTGAAACCCTGATGAGCGTCGCGGCTATCGGCGCGCTGTTTATTGGCGCGACGGCAGAAGCAGCGATGGTTCTGCTGCTTTTCCTCATCGGTGAACGGCTTGAAGGTTGGGCGGCAAGTCGTGCACGTAAAGGCGTTAGCGCGTTGATGGCGCTGAAACCGGAGACGGCGACGGTAGTGGTGAATGGCGAGCGCCAGACAGTCGCTATCACGGCGCTGCGTCCGGGCGATGTGATGGAAGTGGCCGCCGGCGGGCGTTTGCCTGCAGACGGGACGCTTCTCACCGCGATGGCCAGCTTCGATGAAAGCGCCCTCACCGGTGAGTCGATCCCCGTTGAGCGCGAAACCGGCGAGAAAGTCCCGGCAGGCGCGACCAGCGTGGATCGTCTGGTGCAGCTCACGGTGCTTTCCGAACCCGGCGACAGCGCCATCGACCGCATCCTGAAGCTGATTGAAGAAGCCGAAGAGCGCCGCGCGCCCGTCGAGCGTTTTATCGACCGCTTCAGCCGCATCTACACGCCGGTCATTATGCTGATTGCCCTGCTGGTGGCCATTGTTCCGCCGCTGTTGTTCAGCGCGCCGTGGGAGGCGTGGATCTACAAGGGGCTGACGCTGCTGTTAATCGGTTGTCCATGCGCACTGGTGATTTCTACGCCTGCGGCCATTACGTCTGGCCTTGCGGCAGCCGCACGACAGGGGGCGTTGATTAAAGGCGGTGCGGCGCTGGAGCAATTAAGCCAGATTCAGCAGATTGCGTTCGATAAGACCGGCACGCTGACGGTCGGCAAACCGCAGGTGACGGGGATGTATCCCGCCGATGACGCATTGCTGGCGCTGGCCGCCGCCGTCGAGCAGGGTTCCACTCACCCGCTGGCGCAGGCGATTGTGCGTGAAGCGCAGTCGCGTGGGCTGACCATTCCCGCCGCCAGCGCGCAGCGGGCGCTGATGGGATCGGGTATCGAAGCCATCGTTGAGGGCAGCAAGGTGCTGATTTGCGCCGCTGATAAATTCCCGGCTGACGAGTTCAGCCCGCAAATCCGCGAGCGGGAACAGGCCGGGCAAACGGTGGTCATCATCGTCATCAACGGTGTGGCAAAAGGCGTATTGGCTCTGCGCGATACTTTGCGCGACGACGCCAAAGAGGCGGTTGCGGCGCTGCATCGGTTGGGTATTCAGGGTGTGATTCTGACCGGAGATAACCCACGCGCGGCAGCGGCCATCGCCAAAGAGTTAGATCTGGAATTCAGAGCGGGATTATTACCGGCGGACAAAGTGCAGGCAGTCACTGCGCTCAATGCTCAGACGCCGCTGGCGATGGTCGGCGACGGGATTAACGACGCCCCGGCGATGAAAGCCGCCACGATCGGGATTGCGATGGGTAGCGGCACCGACGTGGCGCTCGAAACCGCCGATGCGGCGCTGACGCATAACCGCCTGACCGGTCTGGCGCAGATGATTTCGCTGGCACGTGCGACGCGGGCCAATATTCGTCAGAACATCACGATTGCGCTGGGGCTGAAGGGGATTTTCCTGGTCACCACGCTATTAGGCATAACGGGCCTGTGGCTGGCGGTGCTGGCGGATACGGGTGCGACGGTGCTGGTGACCGCGAACGCGCTGCGGTTGTTGCGTCGGAGGTCATAA
- a CDS encoding tRNA 5-methylaminomethyl-2-thiouridine synthase TusA: MQWLIFAQSLTWFALGKTRRKLQPFFDVNETMMTDLFASPDHTLDAQGLRCPEPVMMVRKTVRTMQSGETLLIIADDPATTRDIPGFCTFMEHELVAQATESLPYRYLVRKG; this comes from the coding sequence TTGCAATGGCTAATTTTCGCGCAATCGTTAACCTGGTTTGCTTTGGGCAAAACGCGGCGTAAACTACAGCCGTTTTTTGATGTGAATGAGACGATGATGACCGACCTGTTTGCCAGCCCAGACCATACCCTTGATGCGCAGGGCCTCCGCTGCCCGGAGCCGGTGATGATGGTGCGCAAAACCGTGCGCACGATGCAAAGTGGTGAGACGCTGCTGATCATTGCTGACGATCCTGCCACCACCCGCGATATCCCGGGTTTTTGTACCTTTATGGAACATGAGCTGGTGGCGCAAGCCACGGAATCCCTTCCGTATCGGTATCTGGTGCGCAAAGGGTAG
- a CDS encoding preQ0 transporter — protein sequence MTQFSQSQRVKALFWLSLFHLLVITSSNYLVQLPISIFGFHTTWGAFSFPFIFLATDLTVRIFGAPLARRIIFAVMLPALFISYVISSLFYMGSWQGFEALTHFNLFVARIAAASFMAYALGQILDVHVFNRLRQNHRWWMAPTASTLFGNVSDTLAFFFIAFWRSPDAFMAAHWMEIALVDYCFKVLISIVFFLPMYGVLLNMLMKRLADKSEISALQAG from the coding sequence ATGACGCAGTTCTCTCAATCGCAGCGCGTAAAAGCGTTGTTCTGGCTATCGCTATTCCATCTACTGGTGATCACTTCCAGTAACTATCTGGTGCAGCTGCCGATCTCTATTTTTGGTTTCCACACCACCTGGGGCGCATTCAGCTTCCCGTTTATCTTCCTCGCCACCGATTTGACCGTTCGTATTTTTGGCGCGCCGCTGGCCCGACGCATTATCTTTGCGGTGATGCTGCCTGCGCTGTTCATCTCGTACGTCATCTCTTCCCTGTTCTACATGGGAAGCTGGCAGGGCTTTGAGGCGCTGACGCACTTCAATCTGTTTGTCGCTCGAATCGCTGCCGCCAGCTTTATGGCGTACGCGCTGGGACAGATCCTCGACGTTCATGTGTTTAACCGCCTTAGACAGAATCACCGCTGGTGGATGGCACCGACGGCGTCCACGCTGTTCGGTAACGTCAGCGACACGCTGGCCTTCTTCTTCATCGCTTTCTGGCGCAGCCCGGATGCCTTTATGGCCGCCCACTGGATGGAAATCGCGCTGGTGGATTACTGCTTCAAAGTGTTGATCAGCATTGTGTTCTTCCTGCCGATGTACGGCGTGCTGCTGAATATGCTGATGAAAAGGCTGGCGGATAAATCTGAAATCTCGGCATTGCAGGCCGGTTAA